One part of the Vanessa atalanta chromosome 4, ilVanAtal1.2, whole genome shotgun sequence genome encodes these proteins:
- the LOC125077831 gene encoding cytochrome P450 4c3-like, translating to MFFVLLLCFMVCLVFLHDYYKRKRGNRWEKLSEFPGDTPLPIFGNGLQLGFDADESAHKLLAMWEKHGKQNIRLSLGSEDWILLTDPDDIGTILNHSTEISKPLERNMAMRPFFGNSVSTSEGERWKSTRKLMAPSFNFNTLEAKIDDVNKYCDRLFEIFDTYDGNGHVEMYRYLRPFMYDILCTSLMGVETNLLADPDNPYLKASGKVVKIVTDNYLSYWRNIGILFTMTSHYTEMMHTIKTIKQNSTNIILRRRKILNSVIEKTRNNNKNVDIELEKIIESKLYNGGCLLDKFIFSKSSNGESTSDDIINEEITLLCFTGHYTTTATISHTLYCLAKYPEIQNRVLEEQRSIFNKNMHKKPTTQELNQMKYLEAVIKESIRVLPTVTKIGRQLQNDLTFKDGRVAPAGSSVIVFYEAAFKNPTVFPEPEKFNPDRFLDSMHTFAFVPFSAGPRNCIGFRFAWVAMKTTISNILKRYEVMLGDAGTEPQFVSRLITESKNGIRLKLKKRNY from the exons ATGTTTTTCGtactattattgtgttttatggTTTGTTTAGTGTTTCTACATGACTACTACAAACGAAAACGTGGCAATCGCTGGGAAAAGTTAAGTGAATTCCCCGGAGACACCCCTTTACCGATATTTGGAAATGGTTTACAACTTGGATTTGATGCTGAcg agTCCGCACATAAATTATTAGCGATGTGGGAAAAACACGGGAAGCAGAATATACGTTTGTCTCTTGGCTCCGAAGATTGGATTTTGTTAACAGACCCTGATGACATTGGA ACAATTCTAAATCACTCAACTGAAATTTCGAAACCGCTAGAGAGAAATATGGCAATGAGACCTTTCTTTGGAAATTCTGTGTCAACTTCAGAAG GGGAACGGTGGAAATCGACCCGTAAACTGATGGCTCcaagtttcaattttaatacattagaaGCGAAAATCGACGATGTTAACAAATACTGCGACCGCCTCTTCGAAATCTTTGATACTTATGATGGAAACGGCCACGTGGAAATGTATCGTTATCTGAGGCCTTTTATGTACGACATTTTGTGCA CGAGTTTAATGGGTGTCGAAACTAATTTATTGGCTGATCCTGATAACCCTTACTTAAAGGCCAGTGGAAA aGTTGTTAAAATAGTAACCGACAATTATTTATCTTACTGGAGGAATATTGGCATCCTGTTTACGATGACGTCACATTACACGGAAATGATGCATACTATCAAGACAATCAAACAGAATAGTACAAat ATTATTTTAAGGAGACGAAAAATCCTTAATAGCGTCATTGAAAAAACtcgaaacaacaacaaaaatgttGATATAGAACTCGAAAAGATAATTGAAAGTAAACTTTATAATGGTGGATGTTTGCTGGACAAGTTCATATTCAGCAAATCGTCGAATGGAGAGTCAACGTCGGATGATATCATTAATGAAGAAATTACTCTACTCTGTTTCACA GGTCATTACACCACAACCGCAACAATCAGTCACACGCTGTATTGCTTAGCAAAGTATCCAGAAATACAGAATCGTGTGCTAGAAGAGCAGAGAtctattttcaacaaaaatatgCATAAAAAACCAACGACTCAGGAACTCAATCAAATGAAGTACCTCGAAGCGGTGATCAAAGAGAGCATTCGAGTTTTACCGACAGTTACAAAAATTGGAAGGCAATTACAAAATGATCTCACATTTAAAG atggTCGAGTCGCTCCCGCCGGCAGTTCTGTCATAGTTTTCTACGAAGCCGCATTTAAGAATCCAACTGTATTCCCAGAACCAGAAAAATTCAATCCGGATCGGTTTTTGGACTCAATGCATACATTTGCTTTTGTGCCTTTTAGTGCTGGACCTAGAAATTGCATAG ggttccgttttGCCTGGGTCGCAATGAAGACGactatttcgaatattttaaaaagatacgAAGTTATGCTTGGTGATGCTGGTACGGAACCACAATTCGTCAGTCGACTTATAACAGAATCTAAAAATGGTATACGTCTTAAACTTAAAAAGAGAAATTATTGA